The Chryseolinea soli nucleotide sequence TCTGCAAGATCAGCATGTCGAAAAAGTCAACCTCAACGACACGCCCGACCTGGTGGTGATACAGGTGTACATCACCAATGCCTATCGCGCGTATTCATTTGCCGATCACTACCGGTCCCGCGGCATTTATGTCGTGCTCGGTGGGCTGCACGTTACTTCTTTGCCGGAAGAAGCCGCGCCACATGCCGATACCATTTTTCTGGGACCTGGTGAAGAAACTTTTCCAGCGTTTCTCAAAGACTTCAAAGCAAAGCGACCAAAGAAACAATACGCCTCTGCTGTCCGGTCGCTGGTGAACATACCGCCGATCCGCAGGGACCTGATCAAGCGCCACCTCTACCTCGTGCCCAATTCCATTGTAGTCACGCGCGGTTGCCCGCATCACTGTGACTTTTGTTATAAGGATGCTTTTTTCGAAGGGGGCAAAACATTCTATACGCAAGTGGTCGACGATGCCCTGGCGGAGATCGACCGCTTGCCGGGGCGTCACCTGTATTTTCTCGACGATCATTTGCTGGGCAACGCCAAATTCGCGTCGGCCCTTTTCGAAGGAATGAAGGGCATGAACCGCGTCTTTCAATCCGCCGCCACGGTCGATTCCATTTTGCGCGGCGATCTCATCGAAAAAGCCGCCGACGCGGGGATGCGCAGCTTGTTTGTGGGGTTTGAAACCTTCTCGCCTCAAAACCTGAAGCAAAGCAACAAGAAACAGAATCTTCAAAAAGACTATCGCAAGGCCGTGGACCGCCTCCATGCGCTGGGCATCATGATCAACGGCTCGTTTGTTTTTGGTTTGGATGATGATGACCGCGACGTGTTCAAGCGCACCGTGGAATGGGGTGTTCAAAATGGGATCACCACCTCGACCTATCACATCCTCACACCCTATCCCGGCACGGCACTCTACGCCAACATGAAACGGGAAGACCGGATCGCCTCCGATAATTGGGATCTGTACGACACACGCCATGTCGTCTACAAAACAAAAAAATTATCCGCCGAAGAATTGGAGGAAGGCTACCACTGGGCCTATAAAGAATTTTACACCTGGTCCAACATTGCGAGCGCCAGCCTCACACACGATTCGGCCAAGCATATGCTGAAACATTTCCTGTATAGCGGGGGTTGGAAAAAATTTGAGCCCGTCTGGAATTTTGTCATCAAATCAAAAAACCTCGGCGCGATGTTGCCGCTGCTGGAGTCGATCTTGTCGAAGGTGAAGAAGTCGGGAGCGAGGAGTCAGGAGCCGGGAGCCAGAATCCAGGAGCCAGGAGCCATACGGGAAAGAACTGAAGCAACTGGTGAGATGCGGGAGGCCACTCCCGAGGTTGCTTCGCCTTTAGCCCGCGCGGGTGAGATCCTTTCTTTCAAATAATAAACAACAGGTCTTCTTATCCTTTAACCAAAATCATAATACCATGGACACACTACCCACAACCGTGACCCTTAACATTTTCGAACGCATCAACCGGTGGATCCAGGAATCCATCATGGTGAAACTTTTCTCGATTGGCTTTCTCATCCTGGTGCTGCTCCTCCCCTCGCATTTGATCGAGGAAATGATCTATGAACGCGAACAGCGTGCCGACAGGGTGATCGACGAAGTGTCAGACAAATGGTCAGGGCCGCAAACCGTATACGGCCCGCTGCTGGTCATCCCCTACCGTTGGATCGAAACTTTCGATGTTGGAAAAGACGGCAAAGAGGCCAAGGAGATCGTGGAACATGTCGACAAAGCATTCTTCTTACCCGAGCAACTCAAGATCGACGGCAAAGTATCGCCCGAGGTCCGGAACCGTGGCATATTCGATGTGAGTGTCTACAAATCCGACATGTCGATCAAGTCCACCTTTGCCAAACCCGATTTCAAGAGTCTGGCCATTGCCGACGACATGGTGTTGTGGGATCAGGCCTACCTGGTCTTCGGCCTGTCTGACTTGCGCGGCATCAGCGACAATCCTGTATTTTCAGTAGGCGGCGTTTCTTTGGCCGCCGAGCCCTCCGACAACATCGGCGTTTACCATCGCGCCACACGCAAATCCGCAGACACAGAGCGCTACGTCCCCGACAACGAAAACGAGGGCTCCAAGACCTTGGGCGTCACCACGAAGCTGAACTGGACATCGGCCGAGTCGTTCAACGGCGATGTGGATATCAAGCTTCACCTGAACGGCAGTTCACACCTCGATTTTCTTCCTGTTGGAAAAACTACCCATGTGACGCTGAGCAGTACCTGGAAAGATCCCAGCTTTGAAGGCGAATTTTTACCGGAACCGCGCACGGTCACAGAAGATGGTTTTACTGCGAATTGGAAAATATTACACTTCAACCGCGCCTTCGCCCAACAATGGAAAGGCACCGACCAGCAGCTAAAAGGCGGTAGCTTCGGAGTGAAGTTGCTGATTCCGGTGGACCAATATCAGAAGAGCATGCGCACGTCGAAATATAGTATACTCATCATCCTGCTCACGTTCGTGGCGTTGTTCCTGGTGGAGATCACACAAAAAATCCGCATCCATCCGTTTCAATATATTTTGATCGGGTCGGCACTCATCATTTATTACACGTTGTTGTTAAGTTTCTCGGAGCACATTGGGTACAACATGGCCTATGGCGTATCCTCTGTGCTCACGGTTGTGTTGATCACGTTGTATTCGACTTCCTTCTTGCAGAGCCGGAAGCTGAGCGTGTTGTTGTCGCTCGTGTTGGCGATTTTCTATACGTTTATTTTTGTGATCATTTTGCAACAGGATTTCTCGTTGCTGTTGGGTAGCCTGGGGCTCTTCTGTATCGTGGGTGTGTTGATGTACTTCTCGCGTAACGTGAATTGGTATAAGAAGGCTGTGGAGTAGTGTCTGCGCTGGTGCGCCTTTGCGGAAATATTTCACCGCAAAGGCGCTAAGGCGCCCTCCTTCGCTAAAGCTTCGGCGGGCAGGCGCAAAAGAAAATGCTATTCTTTGTCGAGGAAGGGATAGCGATAGTCGGTTGGGGTGACGAAGGTTTCTTTGATGGTGCGCAGGGACGTCCAACGGAGGAGGTTCACTTTTGCACCGGCCTTGTCGTTGGTTCCGGAGCCGCGGGCGCCACCAAAGGGTTGTTGGCCTACAACGGCCCCCGTAGGTTTGTCGTTGATGTAGAAGTTGCCGGCGGAGTTCGTCAGCTTCTTCGTGGCGAGTTCTATAGCGTAGCGGTCCTTGGAGAAAATGGAACCGGTGAGCGCATACGGTGATGTGCTGTCTACCAGCTCCAGGGTTTGTTCAAAGTTCTCTTCGTGATAAACATAGATCGTGATCACCGGTCCGAAAATTTCTTCACACATGGTGATGGACAGCGGGTCTTTTGAAACGATCACGGTGGGCTCGATAAAATAGCCTTTCGATTTATCGGATTTGCCTCCGGCAATGATCTCGTTCAACGGATTCTGGCGTGCCTTTTCGATATAGCCCGTGATGGAGTTGAACGCTTTTTCGTCGATCACGGCATTGACGAAGTTGCCGAAATCTTCGGTGCCTCCCATTTTGAAGGTCTTCAGATCCTCCAACAAATATTTCTTTACGTCTTCCCACAAATTGGAGGGAATATAGCAGCGCGATGCAGCAGAACACTTCTGTCCTTGAAACTCAAACGCCCCGCGTGAAATGGCGGTCGACACTTCTTTGGCGTTGGCGCTTTTGTGCACCATGATAAAATCCTTGCCTCCGGTTTCGCCGACGATGCGTGGATACGATTTGTATTTATGTATGTTCTGTCCAATGGTCTTCCACATACCCTGGAACACGGCCGTGCTTCCGGTGAAATGCAATCCGCCGAAATCGCGGTGGTTGAAGATGATGTTGCCCACGGTGGGGCCATCGGCATAGATCAGGTTGATGACGCCGTCGGGCAGACCGGCTTCTTTCAATACTTGCATGATCACGTTGGCGGCATAGATCTGCGTGTAGGCGGGCTTCCACACCACCGTGTTGCCCATCATGGCCATACAGGTGGGCAAGTTGCCGGCAATGGCGGTGAAGTTGAACGGCGTCAAGGCAAAGGTGAAGCCTTCCAGCGGGCGATACTCCATCCGGTTCCAGACGCCGGGCGAAGAGGCGGGTTGTTCGCGGTAGATCTCCGTCATGAAATAGACATTGAACCGCAGGAAGTCGATCAGCTCACAAGCCGAATCAATTTCCGCCTGGTAAGCATTCTTGGATTGCCCCAACATGGTTGCCGCGTTGATCACGGGGCGATACGGTCCCGCCAACAGGTCGGCGGCCCTCAGGAAGATGCTCGCGCGGTATTCCCAGCTCAACTCCGACCACAGGGCCTTGGCGCCCATGGCGGCATTGATGGCCTGTTCTACGTGGGTGGCATCGCCTTCATGGAAATTGGCGAGCAGGTGTTTATGATCGTGTGGGGGTGTCAGGGGGCGGGTGTTCCCGGTCCGCACTTCGTCGCCGCCGATGTACATGGGGATGTCCAGTACTTTGCTGCGGGCGTCTTCGAGG carries:
- the creD gene encoding cell envelope integrity protein CreD codes for the protein MDTLPTTVTLNIFERINRWIQESIMVKLFSIGFLILVLLLPSHLIEEMIYEREQRADRVIDEVSDKWSGPQTVYGPLLVIPYRWIETFDVGKDGKEAKEIVEHVDKAFFLPEQLKIDGKVSPEVRNRGIFDVSVYKSDMSIKSTFAKPDFKSLAIADDMVLWDQAYLVFGLSDLRGISDNPVFSVGGVSLAAEPSDNIGVYHRATRKSADTERYVPDNENEGSKTLGVTTKLNWTSAESFNGDVDIKLHLNGSSHLDFLPVGKTTHVTLSSTWKDPSFEGEFLPEPRTVTEDGFTANWKILHFNRAFAQQWKGTDQQLKGGSFGVKLLIPVDQYQKSMRTSKYSILIILLTFVALFLVEITQKIRIHPFQYILIGSALIIYYTLLLSFSEHIGYNMAYGVSSVLTVVLITLYSTSFLQSRKLSVLLSLVLAIFYTFIFVIILQQDFSLLLGSLGLFCIVGVLMYFSRNVNWYKKAVE
- the pruA gene encoding L-glutamate gamma-semialdehyde dehydrogenase; its protein translation is MSNGFFDVPHPRNEPVLSYAPGSKERAVLKRALEDARSKVLDIPMYIGGDEVRTGNTRPLTPPHDHKHLLANFHEGDATHVEQAINAAMGAKALWSELSWEYRASIFLRAADLLAGPYRPVINAATMLGQSKNAYQAEIDSACELIDFLRFNVYFMTEIYREQPASSPGVWNRMEYRPLEGFTFALTPFNFTAIAGNLPTCMAMMGNTVVWKPAYTQIYAANVIMQVLKEAGLPDGVINLIYADGPTVGNIIFNHRDFGGLHFTGSTAVFQGMWKTIGQNIHKYKSYPRIVGETGGKDFIMVHKSANAKEVSTAISRGAFEFQGQKCSAASRCYIPSNLWEDVKKYLLEDLKTFKMGGTEDFGNFVNAVIDEKAFNSITGYIEKARQNPLNEIIAGGKSDKSKGYFIEPTVIVSKDPLSITMCEEIFGPVITIYVYHEENFEQTLELVDSTSPYALTGSIFSKDRYAIELATKKLTNSAGNFYINDKPTGAVVGQQPFGGARGSGTNDKAGAKVNLLRWTSLRTIKETFVTPTDYRYPFLDKE
- a CDS encoding B12-binding domain-containing radical SAM protein, whose protein sequence is MKVKMILPALTEAESPFWRPIKYSLFPPLGLATLAAYLSPDDEIDLQDQHVEKVNLNDTPDLVVIQVYITNAYRAYSFADHYRSRGIYVVLGGLHVTSLPEEAAPHADTIFLGPGEETFPAFLKDFKAKRPKKQYASAVRSLVNIPPIRRDLIKRHLYLVPNSIVVTRGCPHHCDFCYKDAFFEGGKTFYTQVVDDALAEIDRLPGRHLYFLDDHLLGNAKFASALFEGMKGMNRVFQSAATVDSILRGDLIEKAADAGMRSLFVGFETFSPQNLKQSNKKQNLQKDYRKAVDRLHALGIMINGSFVFGLDDDDRDVFKRTVEWGVQNGITTSTYHILTPYPGTALYANMKREDRIASDNWDLYDTRHVVYKTKKLSAEELEEGYHWAYKEFYTWSNIASASLTHDSAKHMLKHFLYSGGWKKFEPVWNFVIKSKNLGAMLPLLESILSKVKKSGARSQEPGARIQEPGAIRERTEATGEMREATPEVASPLARAGEILSFK